A single Vicinamibacterales bacterium DNA region contains:
- the larB gene encoding nickel pincer cofactor biosynthesis protein LarB produces MTPAELRALLEQVRLGRTETTDAYERLLGVFRDQPFEDLGFAKVDHHRSMRQGFPEVVLGLGKTPSQIAAIAGQIVGRGHPLLVTRADDAAWQAVQAAVPEAEYHPVARAITVKREMPAGAGTIALCSAGTSDLPVAEEAAVTAELMGNTVDRLYDVGVAGIHRILKQRARLESARVIIVVAGMEGALPSVVAGMVSVPVIAVPTSVGYGASFGGIAALLGMLNSCANGVSVVNIDNGYGAGCIASMINHL; encoded by the coding sequence ATGACACCCGCAGAACTCCGCGCCCTCCTCGAGCAGGTTCGCCTCGGCCGGACCGAAACCACTGACGCGTACGAACGGCTCCTCGGGGTGTTTCGCGACCAGCCCTTTGAGGACCTCGGGTTTGCGAAGGTGGATCACCATCGCTCAATGCGTCAGGGCTTTCCCGAAGTGGTGCTCGGCCTGGGCAAGACACCGTCGCAAATTGCCGCCATCGCCGGGCAGATCGTCGGGCGGGGCCATCCGCTGCTGGTGACGCGGGCCGACGACGCGGCGTGGCAGGCCGTTCAAGCCGCCGTGCCTGAAGCCGAATATCACCCGGTCGCCCGCGCCATCACCGTGAAGCGGGAGATGCCGGCCGGAGCCGGAACCATCGCGCTCTGCTCGGCCGGAACGTCGGACCTGCCGGTGGCCGAAGAAGCGGCGGTCACCGCCGAGTTGATGGGGAACACGGTGGATCGGCTGTACGACGTCGGCGTCGCCGGCATCCACCGCATCCTGAAACAACGCGCCCGCCTCGAATCCGCGCGGGTGATCATCGTCGTCGCCGGCATGGAAGGCGCCCTGCCGAGCGTGGTGGCGGGAATGGTGAGCGTGCCGGTGATCGCGGTGCCGACCAGCGTCGGCTACGGCGCGAGCTTCGGCGGCATCGCGGCGCTGCTCGGGATGCTGAACTCGTGCGCCAACGGCGTGTCGGTGGTGAACATCGACAACGGCTACGGCGCCGGGTGTATCGCGTCGATGATCAACCATTTGTAG
- a CDS encoding glycosyltransferase family 61 protein: MDRYGELPPASRLVRDGLRREVSPSWPQPLLLAHDGVAPSFEPVGTFHGALIVFSRATVLDDKGFIELTDGSLFVEPVWHPDNVFPSAAYRRRRLVPPRRQQGPWFSCLLFFAHGYFHWLCDVLPRFHRVLELLPAGTRFLVPWAMEPWQWDALAAVGVDRARCVQFSPGRGWVFDELYYAPPAAMTGDHDPEAIAWVRQAVLAAVGVDPAPTAGEKLYVTRRLAGRRRITNEAELWGGLEAAGFRMVEAERLSFADQVRLFARARVVVGPHGGGLTNIAWCRPGTRVAEIFSPASAGSRCFWTLSAALGHDYAALIGQDAKGLLSRSDIDCPPYFADRILRWAFRDESTTARPLPAAALS, encoded by the coding sequence ATGGATCGGTACGGTGAATTGCCTCCCGCGTCGCGGCTCGTCCGGGACGGTCTGCGGCGCGAGGTCAGCCCATCGTGGCCTCAACCACTGCTGTTGGCGCACGACGGCGTGGCACCGAGCTTCGAGCCGGTAGGGACGTTTCACGGCGCGCTCATCGTCTTCTCTCGGGCCACCGTGCTCGACGACAAGGGGTTCATCGAGCTCACCGACGGGTCGCTGTTCGTGGAACCGGTGTGGCATCCCGACAACGTGTTTCCGAGCGCCGCCTACCGGCGACGGCGGTTGGTTCCGCCGCGGCGCCAGCAGGGGCCATGGTTCAGTTGCCTGCTGTTCTTCGCGCACGGGTACTTCCATTGGCTGTGCGACGTGCTGCCGCGATTCCATCGCGTGCTCGAGCTGCTGCCGGCCGGCACGCGATTCCTGGTGCCCTGGGCGATGGAACCGTGGCAGTGGGACGCGTTGGCCGCGGTCGGCGTCGATCGCGCGCGGTGTGTCCAGTTCTCCCCGGGCCGCGGCTGGGTGTTCGACGAGCTCTACTACGCGCCTCCCGCGGCAATGACCGGTGATCACGATCCCGAGGCCATTGCGTGGGTGCGCCAGGCCGTGCTCGCCGCGGTCGGCGTCGATCCGGCCCCGACCGCCGGCGAGAAACTGTATGTGACGCGGCGCCTCGCGGGCCGTCGCCGGATCACCAATGAAGCGGAACTCTGGGGCGGCCTGGAGGCGGCCGGATTCCGGATGGTCGAGGCCGAACGGCTGTCGTTTGCCGACCAGGTGCGCCTGTTCGCGCGGGCCCGGGTTGTGGTTGGCCCGCACGGCGGCGGGCTGACCAACATCGCCTGGTGCCGGCCCGGGACCAGGGTGGCCGAGATTTTCAGCCCGGCATCCGCTGGAAGTCGCTGTTTCTGGACGCTTTCCGCCGCCCTCGGGCACGACTACGCCGCGCTGATTGGCCAGGACGCCAAGGGGCTGCTGAGCCGGTCCGACATCGATTGCCCGCCGTATTTCGCGGATCGGATTCTTCGCTGGGCTTTCCGGGACGAATCGACCACCGCCCGGCCGTTGCCCGCGGCTGCACTTTCGTAG
- a CDS encoding cellulose synthase family protein: MTVVETLILALYFFVLLILAVYGWHRYYLVYQYMKHKHEQPVPKGAFDELPVVTIQLPLYNEMYVVDRLIDAVCQIDYPREKLEIQVLDDSTDETRQITELAVRRHALQGIDIKYLHREDRTGYKAGALDEGLKVCRGEYVAIFDADFIPKPDFLMRSVHYFTDPKVALVQARWGHINEDYSLLTKIQAVLLDAHFVLEHGSRNRGGCFFNFNGTAGIWRKDAIADGGGWQHDTLTEDLDLSYRTQLRGWQFVFVQDHVAPAELPVEMNAFKSQQHRWAKGSIQTFMKLMPRILQSDQPFKVKAEAFFHLSANFNYPLMCVLSVLMAPSMVIRYNMGWYEMLLIDIPLFFAATASVANFYMVCQRELYPDTWTERLKYLPFLMSIGIGLAVNNTRAVFEALFHKPSEFVRTPKYAVEANGDEWSQKKYRQSVAVQPMIELALGLYFTATLFYALANGIYGTVPFLMLFQVGFLYTGMLSLLQQYGGDSAVEVVQGKEA; this comes from the coding sequence ATGACCGTAGTCGAAACACTCATACTCGCTTTATATTTCTTCGTACTCCTCATCCTGGCCGTGTACGGATGGCACCGGTACTACTTGGTGTATCAGTACATGAAGCACAAGCACGAGCAGCCCGTTCCGAAGGGCGCGTTCGACGAGCTGCCCGTCGTCACCATCCAGCTCCCGCTCTACAACGAGATGTACGTGGTCGATCGGCTGATCGACGCGGTGTGCCAGATCGACTACCCGCGCGAGAAGCTGGAGATCCAGGTCCTGGACGACTCCACCGACGAGACGCGGCAGATCACCGAGCTGGCCGTGCGTCGCCACGCGCTGCAGGGCATCGACATCAAGTATCTCCACCGCGAAGACCGCACCGGCTACAAGGCGGGCGCGCTCGATGAAGGCCTGAAGGTGTGCCGCGGCGAGTACGTCGCGATTTTCGACGCCGACTTCATTCCGAAGCCCGACTTCCTGATGCGCTCGGTGCACTACTTCACCGATCCCAAGGTCGCGCTGGTGCAGGCGCGCTGGGGCCACATCAACGAAGACTACTCGCTGCTGACGAAGATCCAGGCCGTGCTGCTCGACGCGCACTTCGTGCTCGAGCACGGCAGCCGCAATCGCGGCGGCTGCTTCTTCAACTTCAACGGTACCGCCGGCATCTGGCGCAAGGACGCGATTGCCGACGGCGGCGGCTGGCAGCACGACACCTTGACCGAGGACCTCGACCTCAGCTACCGCACGCAGCTGCGCGGCTGGCAGTTCGTGTTCGTGCAGGATCACGTTGCCCCCGCCGAATTGCCGGTGGAGATGAACGCGTTCAAGTCGCAGCAGCATCGCTGGGCGAAGGGCTCCATCCAGACCTTCATGAAGCTGATGCCGCGCATTCTGCAGTCGGATCAGCCTTTCAAGGTGAAGGCCGAAGCGTTCTTCCACCTGTCGGCCAACTTCAACTACCCGCTGATGTGCGTGCTGTCGGTGCTGATGGCGCCGTCGATGGTCATCCGCTACAACATGGGTTGGTACGAGATGTTGCTGATCGACATCCCGCTGTTCTTTGCGGCGACCGCGTCGGTGGCCAACTTCTACATGGTCTGCCAGCGTGAGTTGTACCCGGACACCTGGACCGAGCGGTTGAAGTACCTGCCGTTCCTGATGTCGATTGGCATCGGCCTCGCCGTGAACAACACGCGCGCGGTGTTCGAGGCGCTGTTCCACAAGCCGAGCGAGTTCGTGCGCACGCCGAAGTACGCGGTCGAGGCCAACGGCGACGAGTGGAGCCAGAAGAAGTACCGCCAGTCGGTGGCGGTGCAGCCGATGATCGAACTGGCGCTGGGCCTCTACTTCACCGCCACGCTGTTCTACGCGCTGGCCAACGGCATCTACGGCACGGTGCCGTTCCTGATGCTGTTCCAGGTCGGCTTCCTCTACACCGGCATGCTGTCGCTGCTCCAGCAGTACGGCGGCGATTCGGCCGTCGAAGTCGTGCAGGGCAAAGAAGCCTGA